A stretch of Synechococcus sp. MIT S9220 DNA encodes these proteins:
- the cgtA gene encoding Obg family GTPase CgtA, whose product MQFIDQARITVRGGRGGDGIVAFRREKYVPAGGPSGGDGGHGSHVVLEADSNLQTLLDFKYKRLFAGTDGRRGGPNRCTGASGQPLVIHVPCGTEVRHLTTGILMGDLTAPGEQLMVAFGGRGGLGNAHYLSNRNRAPEKCTEGRDGEEWPLQLELKLLAEVGIIGLPNAGKSTLISVLSAARPKIADYPFTTLVPNLGVVRRPTGDGTVFADIPGLIAGAAQGAGLGHDFLRHIERTRLLIHVVDGGADDPLGDLKVVEKELEAYGHGLVDRQRLLVVNKLELLDESGRDALVEALEQESGRRPLLISAVMGQGLKDLLNQVWIELGV is encoded by the coding sequence GTGCAGTTCATCGACCAGGCGCGCATCACCGTCCGTGGCGGCCGTGGCGGTGATGGCATCGTGGCCTTCCGTCGTGAGAAGTACGTTCCAGCCGGTGGTCCCTCAGGTGGGGATGGGGGGCATGGATCCCACGTGGTCCTCGAGGCTGACTCGAATCTTCAGACGCTGCTGGATTTCAAGTACAAGCGACTGTTTGCAGGCACTGATGGTCGTCGGGGCGGCCCCAATCGCTGCACCGGTGCGTCTGGCCAGCCTCTGGTCATTCATGTTCCCTGCGGAACGGAGGTGCGACATCTCACCACCGGCATCCTCATGGGTGATCTGACCGCGCCTGGAGAGCAGCTCATGGTGGCGTTCGGAGGCCGCGGCGGTCTGGGAAATGCCCACTATCTGAGCAACCGCAACCGTGCGCCCGAAAAGTGCACTGAAGGTCGCGACGGAGAGGAGTGGCCTCTCCAGCTTGAATTGAAGCTGCTGGCCGAGGTCGGAATCATCGGTTTGCCCAATGCCGGCAAAAGCACGTTGATCAGCGTCTTGTCTGCAGCCCGTCCCAAGATCGCCGATTACCCCTTCACAACCTTGGTGCCCAATCTCGGTGTGGTGCGCCGTCCGACCGGAGATGGCACGGTCTTTGCCGATATTCCTGGCCTGATTGCCGGTGCCGCCCAGGGTGCCGGACTCGGGCATGATTTTCTTCGCCACATCGAGCGCACCCGCCTGCTGATTCACGTCGTGGATGGAGGGGCGGATGATCCACTGGGTGATCTAAAGGTGGTGGAGAAGGAGTTAGAGGCTTATGGCCATGGCCTGGTGGATCGTCAGCGCTTGCTCGTGGTGAACAAGCTTGAGCTTCTGGATGAGTCGGGTCGCGACGCATTAGTGGAGGCTCTGGAACAAGAAAGTGGTCGGAGGCCACTGTTGATTTCAGCTGTGATGGGTCAAGGACTGAAAGATCTGTTGAATCAGGTCTGGATCGAACTGGGCGTCTGA
- a CDS encoding ABC transporter ATP-binding protein, which translates to MAGVRFEALSKSYPGRGGGGPVEVIRDLSLSIEDGEFLVLVGPSGCGKSTLLRLMAGLETPSAGEILVGQQAVTKLRPAKRNVAMVFQSYALYPHLSVRDNLGFGLRRSRRRRAIEQLHDQLHRSTRELPRLLQVRSEREAKVEHRVLEVARALELDQLLDRRPKELSGGQKQRVALGRAMARQPDVFLMDEPLSNLDAKLRGSTRTRIVDLQRQLGTTTLYVTHDQVEAMTMGHRIAVLNHGRLQQLGTPMELYRWPSNLFVAQFIGSPPMNVLPVQVGRSQTLHLGERRVSVEGPLSAALAGFEGQRLHGGIRPENLKVAPATNRNLQADVSHSEVLGNEQLITCRLLDGEHLVQVRADPGLRAIPGSRIHLDADPHGWRLFDDQGDAIPMPTPPSERDDTPVLPDLT; encoded by the coding sequence TTGGCCGGCGTTCGCTTCGAGGCGCTCAGCAAGAGCTATCCAGGTCGTGGTGGGGGGGGGCCCGTCGAGGTGATTCGTGACCTCTCACTGTCGATTGAAGATGGTGAATTTCTGGTTCTGGTCGGTCCTTCCGGCTGCGGTAAGAGCACCTTGCTCAGGCTGATGGCAGGCCTTGAGACACCCAGTGCAGGTGAAATCCTGGTGGGGCAGCAAGCTGTAACCAAGCTGAGGCCTGCCAAGCGCAATGTGGCGATGGTGTTCCAGAGCTATGCGCTGTATCCGCATCTCAGCGTTCGCGACAACCTCGGGTTCGGACTGCGTCGCAGCCGCCGCCGCCGTGCCATCGAGCAGCTCCATGACCAATTGCATCGCAGCACACGCGAGCTGCCGCGCCTGCTTCAAGTCCGATCTGAACGGGAAGCGAAGGTGGAACATCGGGTGCTGGAGGTGGCCCGGGCTCTCGAATTAGATCAGCTGCTGGATCGACGGCCCAAGGAGTTATCCGGTGGTCAGAAACAACGGGTGGCGCTCGGGAGAGCCATGGCGCGTCAGCCGGATGTCTTTCTGATGGACGAACCGCTGAGCAATCTCGATGCCAAGCTGCGCGGCAGCACCCGTACTCGCATCGTGGACCTCCAGCGTCAGCTGGGGACCACCACTCTTTACGTGACCCACGACCAGGTGGAGGCCATGACCATGGGTCACCGGATCGCCGTGCTCAATCACGGGCGGCTTCAGCAACTGGGCACACCGATGGAGCTCTACCGCTGGCCATCAAACCTGTTTGTGGCCCAGTTCATCGGCAGCCCTCCCATGAATGTGCTGCCAGTCCAGGTGGGTCGCAGCCAGACACTCCACCTGGGCGAACGCCGGGTGAGTGTGGAGGGTCCCCTCAGTGCTGCACTGGCAGGTTTCGAGGGCCAACGGCTCCATGGAGGCATTCGTCCCGAAAATCTCAAGGTGGCACCTGCCACCAACCGAAACCTGCAAGCAGACGTCAGTCACAGTGAAGTGCTGGGCAACGAACAGCTGATCACTTGCAGGCTGCTCGATGGGGAGCACTTGGTACAGGTCAGGGCAGATCCAGGTCTCAGAGCAATACCAGGCAGTCGCATTCATCTCGATGCTGATCCCCATGGATGGCGCCTATTTGACGACCAGGGGGACGCCATTCCGATGCCGACACCCCCATCAGAACGAGACGACACACCGGTGCTTCCCGATCTGACCTGA
- a CDS encoding endonuclease MutS2: MSALVETLELLEWPRLCQHLSSFTSTLQGRRHCCQGLLPESLPESLILQAKTQEMASLDGLLDGGLSFQGVADLDLILLRCSKGGVASGEELLAVADTLAAARRLRRQIDDPELRPVCTALLSDVATLPELEQRLKFAIEEGGRVADRASASLEGLRRQWQELRSRRRDKLQDVIRRWAAHLQDTVIAQRHGRPVLAVKAGAGGQCPGMVHDSSASGSTVFVEPKSVVDLGNRLADLDGRIREEEQRVLAELSAAVAEQVDGLLALMAVLLELDVALARGRYGQWLGAVPPRLEAASDAPFTLQNLRHPLLVWQERKEQGPSVVPVSVDVSASLRVVAITGPNTGGKTVTLKSLGLAALMARAGLWLPCTGSPTLPWCAQVLADIGDEQSLQQSLSTFSGHIKRISRILESIGSGPAPALVLLDEVGAGTDPSEGSALATALLRELADRARLTVATTHFGELKALKYNDPRFENASVAFDSESLSPTYHLLWGIPGRSNALAIATRLGLDAGVIDQARSLLSPRGDGEANTVIRGLEEQRQRQQAAAEDAAALLARTELLHEELLKRWETQKQHSAERQERGRQRLETSIRSGQKEVRQLIRRLRDDQADGETARKAGQRLRKLEDRHRPEPERRQHLGWRPQVGDRIRVLALGKAAEVLAVSDDGLQLNVRCGVMRSTVELSAVESLDGRKPEPPAPVVQIKARRGSGAAEVRTSRNTIDVRGMRVHEAEAAVDDVLRGANGPVWVIHGIGTGRLKRGLRDWLASLDYVERVLDAEQGDGGAGCSVIWVR; the protein is encoded by the coding sequence ATGTCCGCTCTTGTAGAAACGCTGGAGCTGCTCGAGTGGCCGCGCCTCTGCCAGCATCTCTCCAGCTTCACCAGCACGCTCCAGGGGCGACGTCACTGCTGCCAAGGTTTACTGCCGGAATCTCTTCCTGAAAGCCTCATCCTTCAGGCGAAAACGCAGGAGATGGCAAGCCTGGACGGCCTTTTAGATGGAGGCCTCAGCTTCCAAGGGGTGGCTGATCTTGATCTGATTCTGCTGCGTTGCAGCAAGGGAGGTGTTGCCTCCGGTGAGGAGCTGCTCGCAGTTGCCGACACCCTGGCTGCAGCGCGTCGTCTGCGCCGACAGATCGATGATCCTGAGCTCAGGCCGGTGTGCACTGCTCTGCTCTCGGATGTGGCCACCTTGCCGGAGCTGGAACAACGCCTGAAGTTCGCCATTGAAGAAGGAGGTCGCGTCGCCGATCGCGCCAGTGCCTCGCTGGAGGGACTCCGTCGGCAATGGCAAGAGCTGCGGTCACGCAGGCGCGACAAATTGCAGGATGTGATCCGGCGCTGGGCAGCACATCTTCAGGACACGGTGATCGCTCAGCGGCATGGACGACCTGTGCTCGCTGTGAAAGCTGGAGCTGGTGGCCAGTGCCCGGGCATGGTTCATGACAGTTCCGCCTCGGGCAGCACAGTGTTCGTGGAGCCCAAGTCGGTTGTCGATCTGGGGAATCGGTTGGCGGATCTCGACGGCAGGATCCGTGAGGAGGAGCAGCGTGTTCTCGCCGAACTCAGTGCTGCTGTTGCTGAGCAGGTCGATGGTTTGCTCGCACTGATGGCGGTGCTATTGGAGCTAGACGTGGCTCTGGCACGAGGTCGTTACGGGCAGTGGCTGGGTGCTGTTCCCCCTCGGCTCGAGGCCGCAAGTGATGCTCCGTTCACACTGCAGAATCTGCGTCATCCTCTGCTGGTGTGGCAGGAGCGCAAAGAGCAGGGGCCATCGGTCGTTCCCGTCAGCGTTGATGTCTCGGCTTCTCTGAGGGTGGTTGCGATCACGGGGCCAAACACCGGTGGCAAGACCGTCACGCTCAAAAGTCTTGGGCTTGCTGCACTGATGGCACGTGCAGGGCTCTGGCTCCCCTGCACTGGCAGCCCAACCCTGCCTTGGTGTGCCCAGGTTCTTGCTGATATCGGCGATGAGCAATCACTGCAGCAGAGCTTGTCCACCTTTAGTGGCCATATCAAGCGCATCAGTCGCATCCTGGAGTCGATCGGCTCGGGCCCAGCTCCTGCTCTGGTGCTGCTTGATGAAGTGGGAGCCGGTACGGATCCCAGCGAAGGCAGTGCTCTGGCCACGGCTTTGTTACGTGAGCTGGCCGATCGTGCAAGGCTCACCGTGGCCACGACCCATTTCGGTGAGCTCAAGGCTCTCAAGTACAACGATCCCCGTTTTGAGAATGCGTCGGTTGCTTTCGATAGTGAAAGCCTCTCTCCGACGTACCACTTGCTCTGGGGAATTCCTGGTCGAAGCAATGCTCTCGCCATCGCCACGCGGCTCGGTCTAGATGCCGGGGTGATTGATCAAGCTCGCAGCCTTCTCTCACCACGCGGGGATGGGGAGGCCAACACTGTGATCCGTGGACTAGAGGAACAACGTCAGCGTCAGCAGGCTGCTGCCGAGGATGCAGCTGCCCTCTTGGCCCGAACTGAACTGCTGCATGAAGAACTGCTGAAGCGTTGGGAGACACAGAAACAACATTCCGCTGAACGGCAGGAACGGGGCAGGCAGCGCCTCGAGACCTCGATTCGCTCAGGGCAGAAGGAAGTACGGCAACTCATCCGTCGTCTCCGTGACGATCAGGCCGATGGTGAAACGGCACGGAAAGCCGGTCAGCGTCTGCGCAAGCTCGAAGACCGTCATCGACCTGAGCCAGAGCGACGACAGCATCTGGGTTGGCGCCCTCAGGTGGGTGATCGCATCCGTGTGCTGGCACTCGGCAAAGCTGCTGAGGTACTGGCTGTTTCCGACGATGGCTTGCAGCTGAATGTGCGCTGTGGGGTGATGCGAAGCACCGTTGAGCTTTCAGCTGTGGAGAGTCTTGATGGACGCAAACCTGAACCTCCAGCACCCGTGGTTCAGATCAAGGCGCGCCGAGGCAGTGGCGCTGCTGAGGTGCGGACCTCACGCAACACAATTGATGTGCGGGGCATGCGTGTGCATGAAGCTGAGGCTGCTGTTGACGATGTTCTGCGAGGGGCAAATGGCCCTGTCTGGGTGATCCATGGCATCGGCACCGGTCGCCTCAAACGTGGCTTGCGCGACTGGTTGGCTTCACTGGACTACGTGGAGCGTGTGCTGGATGCTGAGCAGGGTGATGGTGGCGCTGGATGCAGTGTCATCTGGGTGCGCTGA
- a CDS encoding VOC family protein produces the protein MSAVQRLGHVAIRVSDMERAVSFYTGLGMRMVWEANDWCYLEAGDSRDGLALLGPKYKAAGPHFAFHFRDRADVDVVHDRLKASGVAVGGVHDHRDGTASFYLRDPEGNWLEMLYEPPGGIPTNQPGVAQPD, from the coding sequence ATGTCTGCCGTGCAGCGCCTTGGTCATGTCGCCATCCGCGTCAGCGACATGGAACGAGCTGTGAGTTTTTACACCGGCCTTGGCATGCGCATGGTTTGGGAGGCCAACGACTGGTGCTACCTCGAAGCTGGTGATTCCCGCGATGGTCTGGCTTTGCTGGGGCCTAAATACAAGGCTGCAGGTCCCCATTTCGCCTTCCATTTCCGCGATCGCGCAGATGTGGATGTGGTTCATGACCGCTTGAAGGCTTCAGGTGTCGCGGTGGGTGGTGTTCATGACCATCGCGACGGCACGGCATCCTTTTACCTACGCGATCCCGAAGGCAACTGGTTGGAGATGCTCTATGAGCCTCCAGGGGGAATCCCCACCAATCAACCTGGAGTCGCTCAGCCCGATTGA
- the hemB gene encoding porphobilinogen synthase, translated as MDLTYRPRRLRRSPALRAMVRENSLSPADFIYPLFVHEGAGVEPIGAMPGASRWSLDQLTGEVKRAWDLGIRCVVLFPKVAEGLKTEDGAECFNENGLIPRAIRQLKQEIPEMAIMTDVALDPYSCDGHDGIVSEQGVVLNDETIEQLCKQAVMQARAGADLIGPSDMMDGRVGAIREALDDEGFEHVGVISYTAKYSSAYYGPFREALDSAPRATASKPIPKNKDTYQMDPANAREAITEAQLDEQEGADIMMVKPGLAYLDIIHRLRLESELPIAAYNVSGEYSMVKAAAEKGWIDERAVVLETLLSFKRAGADLILTYHACDAAEWLKQG; from the coding sequence ATGGACCTCACTTACCGCCCGCGTCGCCTGCGCCGCTCGCCGGCGTTGCGAGCCATGGTCCGTGAAAACAGTCTTTCCCCAGCAGATTTCATTTATCCGTTGTTTGTGCATGAAGGTGCTGGAGTGGAGCCGATTGGCGCCATGCCGGGCGCCAGTCGCTGGAGCCTTGATCAACTCACTGGTGAGGTGAAACGTGCCTGGGATCTGGGCATCCGTTGCGTGGTGCTTTTCCCCAAGGTGGCTGAAGGACTTAAAACCGAGGACGGGGCTGAGTGCTTTAACGAAAATGGTCTGATCCCTCGTGCAATCCGCCAGCTGAAGCAGGAGATCCCTGAGATGGCGATCATGACGGATGTCGCCCTGGATCCTTATTCCTGCGATGGCCATGACGGCATCGTGAGTGAGCAAGGCGTTGTGCTCAACGATGAAACCATTGAGCAGCTTTGCAAACAGGCTGTGATGCAGGCCCGTGCAGGTGCTGATCTCATCGGGCCCAGCGACATGATGGATGGTCGAGTCGGTGCCATCCGCGAAGCCCTTGACGATGAAGGCTTTGAGCACGTCGGTGTGATCAGCTATACGGCTAAATATTCATCCGCTTATTACGGCCCCTTTCGCGAAGCACTGGATTCAGCCCCGCGCGCGACGGCTAGCAAGCCGATTCCTAAAAACAAGGACACCTATCAGATGGATCCTGCCAATGCCAGGGAAGCCATCACCGAGGCCCAGCTCGATGAACAGGAAGGGGCCGACATCATGATGGTGAAGCCAGGTCTTGCTTACCTCGACATCATTCATCGTCTCCGTTTGGAGTCGGAGCTGCCCATCGCTGCCTACAACGTCAGTGGTGAATATTCGATGGTCAAGGCAGCGGCCGAGAAGGGATGGATTGATGAGCGAGCCGTGGTTCTCGAGACGCTGCTCAGCTTTAAAAGGGCTGGAGCTGATCTGATCCTCACTTATCACGCTTGCGATGCCGCTGAATGGTTAAAGCAGGGATGA
- a CDS encoding DnaJ C-terminal domain-containing protein, with protein sequence MAGSGYRDYFKVLGVERSADADAIKRAFRKLARQYHPDVNPGDANAEAKFKEVSEAYEVLSDPDKRRRYEQFGQYWNQAGAPGAGAGAGGFDVDFGRYGNFDDFINDLLGRFGGPGNAGFGGAPGGFAGGGFPGGGFPGGGFAGGGGFPRGASRTPLNLDAEASVKVTFAEAFRGAERTLSVNDERVQVRIPAGVKTGSKLRLKGKGNLQPGTGRRGDLYLNLEVQTHPVWRLDGDQLRADLPVSIDELALGGLVKVMTPDGEAEVSIPAGTSPGRSLRLKGKGWPLKAGRGDLLLNLSVQWPSQWSDQQRNLLEQLREARTDDPRSDWLQSARL encoded by the coding sequence ATGGCCGGCAGTGGATACCGCGATTACTTCAAGGTGCTCGGGGTAGAGCGCAGTGCTGATGCCGATGCGATCAAGCGGGCTTTTCGCAAGTTGGCGCGTCAATATCACCCCGATGTGAATCCCGGTGATGCCAATGCTGAGGCCAAATTCAAGGAGGTGAGCGAAGCCTATGAGGTGCTTTCCGATCCGGATAAGCGCCGCAGATATGAACAGTTTGGTCAGTACTGGAATCAGGCCGGAGCTCCTGGTGCTGGAGCGGGTGCCGGAGGGTTTGATGTTGATTTTGGCCGCTACGGCAACTTCGACGATTTCATCAATGACCTGCTGGGTCGTTTCGGTGGCCCTGGTAATGCAGGCTTTGGAGGCGCTCCAGGCGGATTCGCCGGCGGTGGTTTCCCTGGTGGTGGCTTTCCTGGGGGAGGTTTCGCCGGCGGTGGTGGTTTCCCCCGAGGGGCCTCGAGGACTCCTTTGAATCTCGATGCTGAAGCCAGTGTGAAAGTGACCTTCGCCGAGGCTTTCCGCGGTGCTGAGCGAACTCTCTCTGTGAATGATGAGAGGGTTCAAGTCAGGATCCCTGCCGGGGTCAAAACAGGATCCAAGCTTCGGCTCAAAGGCAAGGGGAATTTGCAGCCGGGAACCGGACGCCGCGGAGATCTCTATCTCAATCTCGAGGTGCAAACGCACCCGGTCTGGCGTCTCGATGGTGATCAGCTACGTGCGGACCTGCCCGTCTCCATTGATGAGCTTGCTCTCGGTGGCCTGGTGAAGGTCATGACACCTGACGGTGAGGCTGAGGTTTCGATTCCCGCCGGTACATCGCCTGGCAGGAGCCTGCGTCTGAAAGGGAAAGGTTGGCCCTTGAAAGCCGGACGTGGTGATCTGCTCCTCAATCTCAGCGTGCAGTGGCCCAGCCAATGGTCGGATCAGCAGCGCAATCTGCTGGAGCAGCTCAGAGAAGCCCGAACCGACGATCCCCGTAGCGACTGGCTACAGAGCGCTCGTCTTTGA
- a CDS encoding SulP family inorganic anion transporter: MTASRRSLINGFQWRHWRGDLTGGVTAAVVALPLALAFGNAALGPGGAIYGLYGAIITGFFAALFGGTPAQVSGPTGPMSVTVAGVVSSLAAVGASRELSQGDMLAMVMAAVVLGGLLQILMGVLRLGRYITLVPYSVVSGFMSGIGVIILCLQIGPLLGISSQGGVVSSLQMVSSNFTPNPAAVAVGIATLVVVFAAPRRVTKVIPSPLLGLLLITPLALWLFPEDLPRIGSIPEGGLSFSAPNWSNHLPLLLKAGLVLAVLGAIDSLLTSLVADNISQTRHRSDRELVGQGIANSISGLFSGLPGAGATMRTVINIRSGGRTPLSGMTHSVVLLVLLLGAGPLAEGIPTALLAGILIKVGLDIIDWGFLLRAHRLSFKTALVMWGVLLMTVFWDLIGAVLVGMFVANLLTIESLTNHQLGNMNTGTGHLTTQEQGLMKRCGDDLILFRMQGPLSFGAAKGISERMMLVRKYKVLLLDITDVPHLGVTASLAIERMVKEAERQQRRVLVTGASGKVKQRLAQFGIKHLIDERLEALGQAADWINKTNN, from the coding sequence ATGACCGCGAGCAGGCGTTCCCTGATCAACGGCTTTCAATGGCGACACTGGCGGGGAGATCTCACAGGTGGTGTCACTGCTGCAGTCGTGGCACTGCCACTGGCCCTGGCGTTCGGCAATGCAGCGCTAGGCCCGGGAGGGGCGATTTACGGTCTCTACGGAGCGATTATCACAGGCTTTTTTGCAGCACTGTTTGGCGGAACACCGGCCCAAGTGAGCGGACCGACAGGCCCGATGAGTGTCACGGTGGCAGGTGTGGTCAGCAGTCTCGCGGCAGTCGGAGCGAGCCGGGAGCTCAGCCAGGGAGACATGCTTGCCATGGTGATGGCCGCGGTGGTTCTTGGAGGATTACTGCAGATCCTGATGGGGGTGCTTCGCCTCGGGCGATACATCACTCTGGTTCCCTATTCCGTGGTCTCCGGGTTCATGTCGGGGATCGGCGTGATCATTCTGTGCCTCCAGATTGGCCCTCTGTTGGGGATCAGTAGCCAGGGAGGAGTGGTGTCCTCGCTGCAAATGGTGAGCAGCAATTTCACGCCCAACCCCGCTGCAGTGGCGGTGGGCATCGCGACACTGGTGGTGGTGTTCGCCGCACCACGACGGGTGACCAAAGTGATCCCCTCACCATTGTTGGGGCTTCTGCTGATCACGCCACTCGCGCTGTGGCTATTTCCAGAAGACCTACCACGCATCGGTTCGATCCCTGAAGGAGGACTGAGCTTCAGCGCTCCGAACTGGAGCAACCACCTCCCGCTCTTGCTCAAAGCGGGGTTGGTGCTTGCTGTGCTCGGAGCGATTGACTCGTTACTCACATCGCTAGTGGCTGACAACATCAGCCAAACCCGCCATCGATCAGACCGGGAACTGGTGGGTCAAGGCATTGCCAACAGCATCTCAGGACTGTTCAGCGGGCTCCCAGGTGCAGGGGCAACGATGAGAACGGTGATCAACATCCGATCAGGCGGACGAACACCCCTTTCAGGCATGACGCACTCCGTGGTGCTGCTTGTCTTGTTGTTAGGAGCCGGACCTCTTGCCGAAGGCATCCCAACAGCACTGCTGGCGGGAATCCTGATCAAGGTCGGGCTGGACATCATCGACTGGGGCTTCCTGCTTCGAGCACACAGGCTGTCGTTCAAAACGGCACTGGTGATGTGGGGAGTTCTCTTGATGACAGTGTTTTGGGATCTCATCGGGGCCGTTCTTGTAGGAATGTTCGTGGCCAATTTGCTAACGATTGAATCGCTGACGAATCATCAGCTCGGCAACATGAACACCGGAACGGGACATCTGACGACCCAAGAGCAGGGTTTAATGAAACGCTGTGGTGATGATCTGATTCTGTTCCGAATGCAAGGCCCGCTAAGTTTCGGCGCAGCGAAGGGAATCAGTGAACGAATGATGCTGGTAAGGAAATACAAAGTGCTACTTCTTGACATCACAGATGTGCCACATCTAGGCGTCACAGCAAGCCTTGCCATCGAGAGAATGGTTAAAGAGGCTGAACGACAGCAGCGCAGAGTACTGGTGACGGGGGCAAGCGGAAAAGTCAAACAAAGGCTGGCGCAATTTGGGATCAAACATCTCATCGACGAAAGACTTGAAGCTTTAGGTCAAGCAGCGGACTGGATCAACAAGACAAACAACTGA
- the fldA gene encoding flavodoxin FldA has translation MAFTIFFATSTGKTEDIADRLKELLGTDAKDVDSISGVDELASAEALVCCIPTWNTGADEARSGTAWDDLITEIPGQDFAGKPVAILGLGDSSGYGDYFCDAMEELYSAFQKSGAKLIGQVSPEGYTFDESKSVIDGKFCGLPIDEDNESELTDQRLSSWVAQINSEA, from the coding sequence ATGGCTTTCACGATTTTCTTTGCAACATCAACGGGCAAAACGGAAGATATTGCCGATCGCCTGAAGGAACTTCTGGGGACTGATGCCAAAGATGTAGACAGCATCAGCGGTGTCGACGAATTGGCTTCTGCAGAAGCTCTCGTCTGCTGCATTCCAACTTGGAACACAGGTGCCGATGAAGCACGTTCAGGTACAGCCTGGGACGACCTGATTACTGAAATTCCTGGTCAAGATTTCGCTGGTAAGCCCGTTGCGATTCTTGGATTGGGCGACTCCTCAGGTTACGGCGACTATTTCTGTGACGCCATGGAAGAGCTGTATAGCGCATTCCAAAAATCTGGCGCAAAACTGATCGGTCAAGTATCTCCTGAAGGTTATACCTTTGATGAGTCAAAGAGTGTGATCGACGGTAAGTTCTGTGGACTGCCTATTGACGAAGACAACGAGTCTGAACTCACCGACCAACGCCTGTCTTCTTGGGTTGCGCAAATCAATTCAGAAGCCTGA
- a CDS encoding NAD(P)/FAD-dependent oxidoreductase produces the protein MSDIFEADVIIVGGGPAGCACALYTARSSLKTYILDKNPAVGALAITHKIANYPGVPADTSGADLLKTMRDQAISYGANYQQVQVYGIDLSGSEKTVYTPEGTFKGKTLVLATGAMGRTSTLPGEDQFLGRGVSYCATCDGAFYKNQQVAVYGSNQEAIDEALVLTKFASTVHWITNSKPNTNCTGLSQLQSAPNVKHWKRTRLTSVDGDDSGVTAVKLQESGNDEDTQLDVNGVFVYSSGSLPITDYLHGQIPLTEEGGVQVNDDMMTGLDGVWAIGDIRNTPFKQAVVACSDGCIAAMSIDKFLNQRKEIRVDWVHR, from the coding sequence ATGTCGGATATTTTCGAAGCTGATGTCATCATTGTTGGCGGTGGTCCAGCTGGTTGCGCCTGTGCCCTCTACACAGCGCGCTCTTCATTGAAGACTTATATTTTAGATAAAAATCCAGCCGTTGGTGCCCTTGCAATTACCCATAAAATTGCAAATTATCCTGGCGTTCCAGCAGATACTTCTGGTGCTGATTTGCTCAAAACAATGAGAGATCAGGCAATTAGTTATGGTGCAAATTATCAGCAGGTTCAAGTCTATGGAATTGACTTATCCGGCTCTGAAAAAACAGTTTATACCCCTGAAGGAACCTTTAAAGGGAAAACTCTTGTTCTAGCAACTGGAGCAATGGGACGCACATCAACACTTCCCGGTGAAGATCAGTTTCTTGGTCGAGGTGTCAGTTACTGCGCCACGTGTGATGGTGCATTTTATAAAAATCAGCAAGTTGCAGTTTACGGGTCCAATCAGGAGGCCATTGATGAGGCTCTTGTTTTAACCAAATTTGCTTCGACTGTTCATTGGATCACGAACAGTAAGCCAAATACAAATTGTACTGGTCTCTCTCAGCTTCAATCTGCGCCAAACGTGAAGCACTGGAAGCGAACACGGTTGACTTCTGTGGATGGTGACGATTCTGGGGTAACTGCTGTTAAGCTCCAAGAATCAGGTAATGACGAAGATACTCAATTAGATGTGAATGGTGTCTTTGTTTATTCATCTGGTAGTTTGCCAATTACCGATTACTTGCATGGTCAGATTCCTCTGACTGAAGAAGGTGGTGTTCAAGTCAACGATGACATGATGACTGGATTGGATGGTGTTTGGGCGATTGGCGATATTCGCAATACCCCTTTTAAGCAGGCCGTTGTTGCTTGCTCGGATGGTTGCATTGCGGCAATGTCGATCGATAAATTCCTAAATCAGCGTAAAGAAATCAGAGTCGATTGGGTACACCGCTAA